TGCTTACTTCCACCAACTAAACGCCCAACGATAATCGCTGTTCCCATTCCAATCGCGATAGCAAATAAATATGTGAACATGGAAATATTGGTTGCGTATTGTCTAGCGGCTAATGAATCAGCCCCTAAATACGTTGCGTAGTATAGAAAGACAATTTGACAAGCTTGGTACATGACTTGCTCAAAGGCAGAAGGAATTCCGATTTTTAAGATTTTTCCTACATATTCTTTCGATAGAGTAAAGTAATAGGTCAATTTGACGCGGTATTCCATCACACGATAAAGCAACCAGAAGAAGACAATCAATGCGATCAGTCGGCTGAATGCAGAAGATATCGCCGCTCCTTGTACTCCAAGTTCAGGCATACCGAACTTTCCGAAAATCAGCATATAGTTTCCAGCAATATGAAGAATATTCATTCCGAATGAAATAAACATGGCTTGTTTTGTAAATCCATGTACACGAATAATAGCAGCAAGTGAATTAATAATTGCTTGAAGAAAAATTGCTCCGCCAACAATGGATAAATAATTTTGAGCGTAAATTAATACATCACCTTGTAAATTCATTGCCGCCATCATATGTTTTGCAAACAAAAGAAAACCGGCGCTTATTACAAGCCCGACTACCAAGTTTAATGTAACTGCTAGTGCTGATATTTTAGAGGCTTCCATATATCGTTTCGATCCGAGGTATTGAGATACAACAATCGCAGCGCCGTTTCCGATTACTTCCAGTACTAATATTGCAATGTGGAGATATTGATTGGCTGCACCAACGCCTGATACAGCATCATCAGATAATGCACTTAACATAAACGTATCGGCAATCCCCATTAACATAAACAGAAAAACTTCTAAAAAAATAGGCCAAGTTAAGAAAAATAAATTTAACTTCTCCTCTTTTATATCTTTTGCATGAAGAGCTGTCATTACGTCCCCCTCTTTACAAACATTGTTTTTTAGCAAAGTGTATCTTATCATACTTTATTAACACTTGCATGCATTTTGTTGCGTAATTTATAAAGTTTTTAAACGCGATTTTTCTAGTTAGAATGATTATACAAGTATATCTATGTTTATAAGAAGTGGTTATATTTTGATAATTTTAAGTTACGAAAGCGAAAGAAGTTTTTTTGTATTATAAATAGAAAAAACAGTAATATAAAACGTTTACAAAGAAGTTTATAATAACAGAAAATTTTAATGAAATAGAAAAAAGATACCAAAAAATTATATTTATGTGTATAATATAAATTGTTGGAATATACATATATTTCTTTTTGTTCGAAAATGAAAAGGTTAACATTTGTAGGGGGATGGAATTATGAGGAAAAAACTACCGATTTTCGTAGCATCTACGATGGCAGTAAGTATGGTGTTAGGGGCATGTAGTTATCAAAAAGATGAACCGAAGGCAAAAGGGACTAGCGGTAAAAGCGGTGCAAAGCAAGTCTTAAATTTAATTGAAACACAAGAAATTCCAACGATGGATCCAGCTTTATCAGCCGATTCGCTTTCTGCCGAAGTAATGAATAATACAATGGAAGGATTGTATCGCCTTGGAAAAGGAGATAAATTAGTTCCAGGAATCGCGACAGAATTTAAAAAATCAGATGACGGTAAGAAATATACATTTACATTACGGAAAGATGCGAAATGGTCTAACGGAGATCTTGTAACAGCGAAAGATTTTGAATATGCATGGAAGCGAGCAATTAATCCTGATACGGCTGCAAAATCTGCATATATGATGTACGATATAAAAAATGCTGAAAAGATTAATAAAAAAGAAATGGCACCGGATCAATTAGGGGTAAAAGCCATTAATGATTATACATTGGAAGTAGAATTAGAGCATGCTGTACCATATTTTGTAGACTTATTAATATATCCTTTATTTTATCCTGTAAATGAAAAGTATGTAACAGAGCAAGGGGATAAATTTGGACTAGAAGCGAACACAACACTTTACAACGGTCCATTTGTATTGAGTGAGTGGAAACATGAGAGAAGCTTCCAGATGAAAAAGAATCCATCTTATTGGGAGCATAAAGAAGTAAAATTAGAAGAAGTGAATTTTAATATTGTAAAAGACACAGCTACACCGATTAATTTATATGAAACAAAAGCGGTAGATCGTGCTATATTATTGGCAGAATTTATCGATAAATATAAAGGAAAACCAGACTTTAAAACATTTGAAGAAACAACAGTATTCTTCCTTCGTTTAAATCAAAAAGATCCAGCATTAGCGAATAAAAATATTCGTAAGGCCATTTCGCTTGCTTTTGATAGAAAACCATTTGTGGAGACAATCTTAAACAATGGATCTACAGCAGCAACAGGGTTAATCCCGGGAAATTTCATGTTTGGGCCGAATAAAAAAGATTTCCGGGTGGAAAATGGTGACATTGTGAAACCAAATATAAAAGAAGCTCAAAAATATTGGGAAGCGGGTAAAAAAGAGCTTGGTAAAAATGAAATTGAATTAGAATTATTAAATGAAGATGTGGAATTGTCGAAAAAAACAGGTGAGTATTTAAAAGGGGAATTAGAAAAGAACTTACCAGGTTTAACGCTGAAAATAAAGCAACAACCATTTGCGCAAAAATTAAAACTAGAAGGTGCTGGCGACTATGTCATGTCATTCACTGGTTGGAGTGCTGATTTTCCAGATCCAATTTCATACCTTGATATGTTTGTAACAGGTGGCACACAAAATAAAATGGGATACTCGAATCCAAAATATGATGAAATAATTATGAAGGCAAAGAAAAATGGGAACGATGCAAATGCTCGCTGGAAAAGCTTACTTACAGCAGAAAAGATGCTGCTAGAAGATGCAGCGATTGTACCAGTATACCAGCGCGGAAGAGCGTATTTACAAAGAGAAACAGTTAAGGATCTATACTTTCATAAATATGGAGGAGATTTAAGCTTTAAATGGACATCTGTTGAATAATTAAATCATTTCGTTAAAAAGGAAGAAACAGGAGTCAAACGGCTCCTGTTTCTTAATACACACGTTTTTTATAAATATCGTTTCCGCCTACTTGTTTCCAACCAGATTGTATGTCAGAGCTTCGCTTCACAAATTTCAATTTTTCTTTCCTACCGAAAAATTTTTCCCCTATTCCATTTGTAATAACACCAATGAATGCTGTAATTCCGATGACGAGGGCCGCAACAATTGCAAAATCCATAAAAAAAGCAATCATGTAAAAATTCCCCCTTTCTCTCTTTATCATTTATTGTATGAAAAAAAAGATATAAAAGAAAGAAATATCAGAAAAAAACATAAATGAGCTAGACAGTTCATGATAGATTTGATAAAATAAAAGAGAACAGATGTTCCTTTTTGTAAGTATTACATTTGTAAGTTGTTTTACTAAGAAAATGTAAGAAATCCTGTTTTTTATTCAGATTTATTTATGCTGGAACGGGAAAATATATGTGAAAAAAGCTTTAACAATGCGTGATTCCGATATGTAACAGAGGGGTGAATTCGATAGAAAAATACAGTGTTACCATGTTTCGTATTGGAGTAAAGGAGCATTTGGATTTTCTTGTTAGAAAGGAAATTTACTGTATATTTCTTACTGATTCTATTGTATAATGATTATAGAAGTTACTTATTAAAAGTAATTATTATGTGTTTGAAAAATACTTCTTGAGCTGTTGCTTACACGGAAAGCCATTTTTTATTTTCTTGTAAGACAAGTTATAGTAAGGAATTGCTGAAAGTAGAAATTTAAACTGTAATTAGTACAGAAATTGTACTCTTTAAGGAGAGTGAGTCTTGTATGGTAACATTATATAGTTCTCCAAGCTGTACGTCTTGTAGAAAGGCAAAATTATGGCTAGAGGAAAATCATATTCCCTATACAGAACGTAATATTTTCTCAGATCCATTAACGATTGAGGAAATTAAAGAAATTTTACGTATGACAGAAAGCGGGACGGATGAGATTATTTCAACTCGCTCGAAAGTTTTCCAAGAATTAAATGTTAACTTAGAATCTTTACCACTTCAAGATTTATATAAGATGATTCGTGATTATCCAGGTATTTTACGTCGTCCAATTATGATTGATGAAAAACGCCTGCAAGTAGGGTATAATGAAGACGAAATTCGTCGTTTCTTACCACGTACAGTAAGAACATTTCAATTACGCGAAGCACAACGTCTTGTAAATTAATAATAAAGTTATGTATATGAAAACCTTCTACTTATTATAATGAGTAGAAGGTTTTTGTATAAGAAAATATACCAATTATGTGTTATTCATTCGTGTTACGCGGTTTTACGTGCTGAACAATGATTCCGATAGCGAGAACTGTCAAAACGAAAAGGAACGGAATGCCAGCTGTAAAAGTAGGATTTTGATGAAAGAATGTTGCGAGTCGTGCCTCATGTGTAATCATTTTTCCGGCTGTGTAAGCAAGAATCGCTCCGCCGCAATAAATAAGAAGAGGAAAGCGTTCCATCAATAATAAAATAAGTTTGCTGCCCCAAATAATAATCGGAATAGAAATGAATAGACCGACTATGACGAGAAGAATATTTCCGTGGGCCGCTCCAGCGATGGCAAGAACATTATCAAATCCCATGACAAGATCAGCAAATACAATTGTTCGAACAGCTTGAAAGAGAGTTGTTTTTGCTTGAATAGAAGAAAGATCATTGCTATTATCAGTAAGTAAATTGACGGCAATCAGTGTCAGTAAAATGCCGCCAATCAGTTGCAAGAAGGGAATATCAAGTAAATAGACAGCGAGTATTGTGAGAAAAATTCGTAGTACAATGGCTAAGCTAGTACCTATAAAGATGGCTTTGTTCCGTTTAGATTCAGGTAAGTTCCGGCTAGCTAGTGCGATGACAATCGCGTTATCGCCACCTAATACAACATCAATACCGACAATCATAAGTATAGATGTTAAAAAATCTACCCCCATTGTTTTGCCTCCATTATTCTGTTTTAATGAGTGGTTATGTATGGAATACAAAAGTTTCATAAGTTTGATTTCCATGTTTCGAAATCTCACTAAGAAATGAACTGTAGTATATTGTACGGTGTAATTCGTAAATGTATGTCCAATTTTTTCATAAAGGTCGCGAAGGTTTTTATTAACTAATCGTTAAGGTGCTGTTCTTAGGAATCTCCCGCTTCAAACAGCTCGTAAGAGTGTGAAGTGAGGGGAGTTCAAAGAGCTAGGCGGATAACTGTTTTTGCAAAATAAAATAATTTTATTTCCATTCTGGAGAATCTTATCATAAAATGAAAGTACAAGAATCTATTGATTTGTCATATGAGTGGGGAATCCCTTCATAACAATTCCAAATAGGAAGGGAGAGTTGGATTTTGGATATTGAAAGAATTAATGATCATACGATGAAATTTTTCATTACGTACGTTGATATAGAGGATAGAGGATTTAATCGCGAAGAAATTTGGTATAATCGCGAGCGAAGTGAACAATTATTTTGGGAAATGATGGATGAAGCACGTGATTACGATGACTTCTTTATTGATGGACCATTGTGGATTCAAGTACAAGCGTTAGACAAAGGGATTGAAGTGCTTGTAACGAAAGCACAGCTTTCAAAAGATGGACAAAAATTAGAATTACCGATAGGTCTCGATAAAATTATTGATATTCCTCTAGATGAAAGCATTGAATCGTTATTTCAACAAGAATTAGAGGAAGAAGGAACGGTTACGAATTTTAATGAAGATGGAACACTTGGATTTTTAATTAAGTTTGAAGATTTTGAAGATGTTATTTCATTAAGTCATCGCCTAATTTTTGAAGATATAAAAGACCAACTATATTCATTTGAAAATCGTTATTATGTATATGTTGAATTCGATGAAGTGCTACACGATGAGGAAGAAATTGACCGTATTTTAAGTATTATTTTAGAATATGGAGAGGAATCTACTTTAACGATTCACCGTGTGAGTGAGTATGGGAAAGAGATTATGAGCGAACATGCACTTGAGACAATTCGTAAGCATTTTCCTTCTAAAACGTAGGCCGATTTCAATTATATGAAATCGGCTTTTTATATGATGGGTATAATAGGGAAAGTATACTTTCGCTAGTAGAAAGCTTTTTTAGTAAGGGGGGTAGAAATGAAAAATACATTAAAACTACTTTTCTTTTTTGTAGGATTATTTATAGCGTTTGTTTCGTTACGTATGGTTATTGATGTAGCTTTTTATTCAGATGTAATAGGCATACGAAATATTTCGTTTTTAGGTATTACAAGTATTTTATTTACCATTTCAGCATTTTTAATTGGTTGTGTAATTTTCTTAGAAAATAGACACCCTTCTAAAACATTAACATGGCTCATTGTACTAGGCATTTTCCCTGTCATTGGCTTTTTTGCTTATTTATTATTTGGACAAAATTTTCGAAGAAAGCGCATGTTCCAAAAGAAGGCACTTTTGGATGAACAGGCTTTCTTACAGTACAAGGGACATGAAGATTATAGAGAGCGTATTTTACAAAAACATAAACATCAGGAGCTATTATTTCGTTTAGCTGATCGCCTTGGGGCACTGAATATTTCTTTTCAGACGGAAACAAAGGTGTTAACGAATGGTGAAGAAACGTTTCAAGCCATTTTGCAAGGCTTACAAAAGGCGAAGCATCATATTCATATGGAATACTATATTGTGCGCGATGACAAACTTGGGACAAAGATTAAAGATATTTTAATCCAAAAGGTGAAAGAAGGAGTTGTTGTTCGCTTTTTATATGATGCGGTAGGTAGTTTTAAACTTTCAAATGCCTATATTGAAGAATTGAATAAGGCGGGAGTGGAGATGATCCCGTTCTTCCCAGTCCGTTTTCCCATTTTAAATGATAAAATTAATTATCGAAATCATCGAAAAATCGTGGTGATTGATGGGAATGAAGGGTTTGTAGGGGGACTTAATATTGGCGATGAATATTTAGGAGAAAATAAATATTTTGGATTTTGGCGAGATACGCATTTATATTTACGAGGCGAAGCTGTTCAAAGTTTACAATTGATTTTTTTACAAGATTGGTTTTATATGACAGGCGAAGCTGTACTAGCTCCTGAATATTTACAAGCACAATCTGTAGAAGGAGATCATTGGGGGGGCGTACAGCTTGTAGCAGGAGGGCCAGATAACAAATGGGAAACGATTAAACATCTATATTTTGCGATGATTGCCTCTGCGAGAAAATCGATTTGGATTGCTACACCGTACTTTATTCCCGATGATGATATTTTGTCGGCGCTGAAAGTTGCCGCGCTTGCAGGCATTGATGTGCGTTTATTAATGCCGAGCAAACCGGATAAGCGCACAGTCTTTTATGCATCGAGATCGTATTTCCCGGAGTTATTAGATGCAGGTGTGAAAATATATGAATATGAAAAAGGATTTCTGCATAGTAAAGTTGTAATTGTTGATTCTGACTTGGCTTCCATTGGGACAGCAAATATGGACATGAGAAGTTTTCATTTGAATTTTGAAGTAAATGCCTTTTTATATGATACAGGGAGTATTCGAAAACTTGTACAAGATTTTGAAGAGGACTTACAAGTGTCAAGCGAAATTCATGGTGATCATTTTCATAAACGACGCCTGCATAAACGGATTGTTGAATCAACATATCGCTTACTATCGCCATTATTATAAAAAGGTGTTCTGAAGAGAACATCTTTTTTTTCTTTAAGGTAGACAGGAATGAGGACGTATGTTGCAGAATGTAACGAAATGTAGAAAGGATGTGGCGCTATTGTTTGTGGCGAAGCGAGAAAACGGTGAAACAATCCACCTTCTCTATCATCAAGATAAGAAAAAATTGCTTATATTACGAGAAAAGGAACGTTTTTTTTGTCCAGCTTGCGGAAAAGAAGTACAATTAAAATTAGGGAATCAAAAAGTTTGGCATTTCGCTCATAAAAATATCGAGCAGTGCATAGGCTCAGCAGAACCTGAATCAAATTATCATATGAGGGGGAAAGAACAGTTATATAGATGGATCATATCGCAAAAGTTCTGCGCCGAAATTGAGAAGTATCTCCCGGAAATTCGTCAGAGACCAGATATTTTAATAGAGAGGAATGGGAGAAGACTGGCGATTGAATATCAGTGCACGTCCATTTCGGCAAATCAATTACAAAAGCGAACATATGCGTATCAGAAAGCAGGCATACAAATCATTTGGATATTAGGCGGTAACCAATTGAACAGAAATGCTACGTATTGGACTTCTATATCTTCTTTTCATGCTTTTTGTATTCAATCTTATCCTCAACCATATCTCTTATTTTTTTGCCCCGATAAAAAAATATTCCAAAAGTGTATATTTTTGATCCCATTCTCTACGAATATTCATTTTGCACATATCATTCCTTTTTCTATACGAACAAGTACATTTGAAAATATTTTTCAGCAAATTCCTTTTCCAAAAGGCGTGTTAGAAAGAGTATGGCAAAATAAAAAGAACTACTTTCGCATGCACGCTCTACCCATTTGGAATGGTCATCAGAAAGCATTGCTTCGTATGTTCTATCAACTGAAAATTTCTCCATCTATTTTTCCCTCTGAAATTGGAGTTCCGCTCCCATCTGCTTTTTCATTTCAAACATCGCCCTTTATATGGCAAGCGTTTCTTTGTCTAGACTTTATGGAGAATTTTAAGCGTGGAGACTATTTTTCCTTACATGCTGTATTTTCTTATGTAAGTAACAAGCGTAACTTGAAAAGACGAATCTTACCGTATTTTCCGCAACATGTATGGAAATTAGCTATTATAGAGTATATGGATTTTTTATGTAGCGCTGGAATAATTGAAAAAGTAGATAAGTATAAGTATCGAAAAGTAAAAGGAATTACGATATTAAAAACAGAGAAGGAAATAAAAGAATATGATACGATTTGTCTAGCACATGCCATATCGCTATTTGAAGCAAAGTATAACATGTGAAATAGAAAAAAGGATATAATAAAAGGGTACCCAGAAGGAATTACATAAGAATCATCGAAATTAAGTAAAGAGTTTAGAAGGAGGGTCTATTCATGTCGGAACAAAATGCAGGAAAAGTATTACCAGATCGCAGTGAAATTGAAGAAAAAAATACGTGGCGTTTAGAAGATATCTTTCAAACGGATGAAGCGTGGGAAAAAGAATTTCAAGCCATAAAAGAGCTATTACCGAAGTTAAATGAGTTTAAGGGTAAGCTTGGTGATTCTGCCGAGTCCTTATTAGCAGCATTACAATATGAAGATGAAATTTCTATGCGGTTAGGAAAATTATATACATATGCACATATGCGTTACGATCAAGATACAACCAATTCTACTTATCAAGCACTCAACGATCGTGCGATGAACTTATACTCACAAGTTTCCAGTAGCACAGCATACATCGTGCCTGAAATTTTAAAGATTTCACAAGAACTGTTACAGTCGTTCTTACAGGAAAATAAAGAATTACGCGTGTATGAACATGCATTAGAAGAGATTACACGTCAGCGTCCTCACGTATTATCTGAGGCTGAAGAATCATTGCTGGCAGAAGCGGCTGAAGTCATGAGTTCTTCAAGTAATACATTTGGGATGTTGAATAATGCGGATTTAAAATTTCCATCGATTAAAGATGAGAATGGAGAGGAAGTAGAAGTTACGCATGGTCGCTATATTCAATTTTTAGAGAGTGATGATCGTCGCGTGCGCCATGATGCTTTTCATGCTGTGTATGAAACGTACGGGAAATTTAAAAATACATTTGCGAGTACTTTAAGTGGTGCGGTAAAACGCAATAACTTCAATGCTCGCGTACGCAAATATGATTCTGCACGTCAAGCAGCATTAAGTAACAATCATATTCCGGAAACGGTATATGATCAACTTATCGAAACCGTACACAATCATTTACATTTATTACACCGTTACATTGATATTCGTAAACGTGCATTAAAACTCGATGAATTACATATGTACGACTTATACACTCCTCTTGTACCAGAAGTGAAAATGAATGTGAAATATGAAGAAGCACAAGAGATTTTATTAAAATCGTTACATGTTCTTGGTGACGAATATGTTGACATTTTAAAAGAAGCATATGAAAATCGCTGGGTAGATGTATACGAAAATAAAGGGAAGCGTAGCGGAGCTTATTCATCTGGAGCATATGGAACAAACCCATATATCTTAATGAACTGGCATGATAATGTAAATAACTTATTTACATTAGCGCATGAATTTGGTCATTCTGTGCATAGTTACTATACAAGAAAAACACAACCGCACGTGTATGGAGATTATTCCATCTTTGTGGCTGAAGTTGCTTCTACATGTAATGAAGCGCTTCTTAATGACTATCTGTTAAAAACAACAGAAGATAAAAAAGAGCGTTTATATTTATTAAATCATTATTTAGAAGGATTCCGCGGAACAGTATTCCGTCAAACGATGTTTGCGGAATTTGAACATATCATCCATCAAAAGGTACAAGAAGGTCATGCAGTAACACCAGATATGTTAACTGAAATTTACTATGACTTAAATAAAACATACTTTGGAGATGCCGTAGTAATTGATAAAGAAATTGGATTAGAATGGTCCCGTATCCCGCATTTCTATTACAATTACTACGTATACCAATATGCAACAGGATTTAGTGCAGCGACTGCTTTATCGAAACAGATTTTAGAAGAAGGAAAGCCAGCAGTAGAGCGCTATATTAATGAATTCTTAAAAGCTGGAAGCTCCGATTATCCAATCGAGGTATTGAAAAAAGCAGGGGTAGATATGACATCACCAGAGCCTGTTAAAGAAGCATTACAAGTATTTGAAGAGAAGTTAAATGAGTTAGAAGCTTTATTATTTGAAAAGAAATAATAGTGAATGCAAAAAGGCGAGAGTGAGGACTCTCGCCTTTTTGCATTAGAGACCTTTAAATCGCTTCCTATAATTGAAATAAGAAAGATTTGTGAGAATGACCCCGAATAAAAGGGGGAGAGCAATCATTTTAGGAAAAGCTTCTAATAAAGAAAGAATGTATAAGAAAAAAGAAATGATGATCCCGAAAAAAAGTAGGAAAATATGGATTTTTTTCATAAAAACACCTCCTAAATTACTTTTTCTATAGCTTATTCAGTAATGAAAACGTTTAGAATGTGACAAAAGTGTGAATTTCGACAAAAGTGCTTGTCATCTGACGTCGAATCTTGTAATATAATAGACGTGAACGAATTCACATACAAACATATACCCCTTTGTTTGAACGTGAAAATTTCTCCCATCCCCTTTAATATTTTTATAAGCCGTAAAGAAAAAGACCTGGTGTTTACACCAGGTCTTTTTCTTTTTTAATCCATTTCCAATAACGTACACATCTCATTTCAATCATTTGCACTTTTCTTTTGAGAGATAATTTCTTTAGCTCCCGTTCTATTTCTTGCTGCGAGCATTCATAAATAAAGGAAAGTTCTTTAGAAGATATGAACTGAACCATTTCTAGTAATCGTTCTAGTGGTGGTAATGGCACTGGTTCCATTTCACATTTTACAAGTTCTTTTAAGAGCTGAACATATACATCATAAGAATAAATGCCGGCAATTTTGATGCCTTCTTCATCTGAATTTGCATGAAAAAATACGAGAGAAGGAATCTCGGTAATATGCATTTCATTTGTAAATTTTAAATCGCATTGAAATGCTTTTTTTGCACTAATAGAATGTAAGTCTTTTTGAAATTCTTCTGCATCAATCCCGCTTTGTTTCGCGCATGTTAGCAATACGTTTGCATCAGGCTTTAATACATTTTCAAGAAAAATGTACTCCTGGAGTTTTCGCAAAAACCTCGAACCTGCTTTTCGACCTTGCAACTCCGCTGCCTTAATGGCAAGCGAGGCTAAATATGGTGTAGATGCGGCCTCTTGCATATGAACTTTTCCATCACATGAAAATCCATGCAAGCTCGTTGTTTTTTCCCACACAAATCGAATATTAGCAGGTTTATTCCATTTGTGTGAGGAGGGAGTTGCTCCGTCTACTTTTCCAGTTAATATATGTCGTATCGAAAAGTACCCTCCATATTCAAGACATAGTTTCATGACAATTGACTCGATTTCCCAGCAGTCTTTGCAAAGTGGATCAACAAACAAATAGGCTTCTACAGATTTATGTTCACAAGTGGAAGAAGAAGGCATACGCATATGCTTTGCTTCTTGTTTATCCATCACGCTTCACCTATTTCATCTGGAGTGTTGACCATATGTTGTGCAGTTAATGCTAAACGTTCAAAAACAAACTCTCGAATCGGTCCTTGTATGCCTGTATCGTCCATTGCTTGCTTCATACATGATAACCAGGCCTTCGCTCGCTTTGGTGTAATCTCAAAAGGGAGATGACGCGCTCGTAACATCGGATGCCCGTGTTCTTCTGTATATAAGTTTGGACCGCCTAAATATTGTGTTAAAAATTGTTTCTGTTTTCTCGCCGTTTCTGTTAAATCGTCTGGGAAGATGGGAGACAAGTCAGGGTGTTTGCTAACA
The window above is part of the Bacillus cytotoxicus NVH 391-98 genome. Proteins encoded here:
- a CDS encoding MATE family efflux transporter — encoded protein: MIRYTLLKNNVCKEGDVMTALHAKDIKEEKLNLFFLTWPIFLEVFLFMLMGIADTFMLSALSDDAVSGVGAANQYLHIAILVLEVIGNGAAIVVSQYLGSKRYMEASKISALAVTLNLVVGLVISAGFLLFAKHMMAAMNLQGDVLIYAQNYLSIVGGAIFLQAIINSLAAIIRVHGFTKQAMFISFGMNILHIAGNYMLIFGKFGMPELGVQGAAISSAFSRLIALIVFFWLLYRVMEYRVKLTYYFTLSKEYVGKILKIGIPSAFEQVMYQACQIVFLYYATYLGADSLAARQYATNISMFTYLFAIAIGMGTAIIVGRLVGGSKQDEAYVRVWKSVKWALFVTLCMVILVITFRIQLMQLFTHNPDVIALGATVLLLSILLETGRTMNIVIINSLRAAGDAKYPVLIGAFSMVLMSLPLGYFFVFYLHMGLPGIWLAIAIDEWTRAIIMFFRWRSRLWENYALVKPEVQEETVPMQA
- a CDS encoding peptide ABC transporter substrate-binding protein, with the protein product MRKKLPIFVASTMAVSMVLGACSYQKDEPKAKGTSGKSGAKQVLNLIETQEIPTMDPALSADSLSAEVMNNTMEGLYRLGKGDKLVPGIATEFKKSDDGKKYTFTLRKDAKWSNGDLVTAKDFEYAWKRAINPDTAAKSAYMMYDIKNAEKINKKEMAPDQLGVKAINDYTLEVELEHAVPYFVDLLIYPLFYPVNEKYVTEQGDKFGLEANTTLYNGPFVLSEWKHERSFQMKKNPSYWEHKEVKLEEVNFNIVKDTATPINLYETKAVDRAILLAEFIDKYKGKPDFKTFEETTVFFLRLNQKDPALANKNIRKAISLAFDRKPFVETILNNGSTAATGLIPGNFMFGPNKKDFRVENGDIVKPNIKEAQKYWEAGKKELGKNEIELELLNEDVELSKKTGEYLKGELEKNLPGLTLKIKQQPFAQKLKLEGAGDYVMSFTGWSADFPDPISYLDMFVTGGTQNKMGYSNPKYDEIIMKAKKNGNDANARWKSLLTAEKMLLEDAAIVPVYQRGRAYLQRETVKDLYFHKYGGDLSFKWTSVE
- the spx gene encoding transcriptional regulator Spx; translated protein: MVTLYSSPSCTSCRKAKLWLEENHIPYTERNIFSDPLTIEEIKEILRMTESGTDEIISTRSKVFQELNVNLESLPLQDLYKMIRDYPGILRRPIMIDEKRLQVGYNEDEIRRFLPRTVRTFQLREAQRLVN
- a CDS encoding TerC family protein; translation: MGVDFLTSILMIVGIDVVLGGDNAIVIALASRNLPESKRNKAIFIGTSLAIVLRIFLTILAVYLLDIPFLQLIGGILLTLIAVNLLTDNSNDLSSIQAKTTLFQAVRTIVFADLVMGFDNVLAIAGAAHGNILLVIVGLFISIPIIIWGSKLILLLMERFPLLIYCGGAILAYTAGKMITHEARLATFFHQNPTFTAGIPFLFVLTVLAIGIIVQHVKPRNTNE
- the mecA gene encoding adaptor protein MecA produces the protein MDIERINDHTMKFFITYVDIEDRGFNREEIWYNRERSEQLFWEMMDEARDYDDFFIDGPLWIQVQALDKGIEVLVTKAQLSKDGQKLELPIGLDKIIDIPLDESIESLFQQELEEEGTVTNFNEDGTLGFLIKFEDFEDVISLSHRLIFEDIKDQLYSFENRYYVYVEFDEVLHDEEEIDRILSIILEYGEESTLTIHRVSEYGKEIMSEHALETIRKHFPSKT
- the cls gene encoding cardiolipin synthase; protein product: MKNTLKLLFFFVGLFIAFVSLRMVIDVAFYSDVIGIRNISFLGITSILFTISAFLIGCVIFLENRHPSKTLTWLIVLGIFPVIGFFAYLLFGQNFRRKRMFQKKALLDEQAFLQYKGHEDYRERILQKHKHQELLFRLADRLGALNISFQTETKVLTNGEETFQAILQGLQKAKHHIHMEYYIVRDDKLGTKIKDILIQKVKEGVVVRFLYDAVGSFKLSNAYIEELNKAGVEMIPFFPVRFPILNDKINYRNHRKIVVIDGNEGFVGGLNIGDEYLGENKYFGFWRDTHLYLRGEAVQSLQLIFLQDWFYMTGEAVLAPEYLQAQSVEGDHWGGVQLVAGGPDNKWETIKHLYFAMIASARKSIWIATPYFIPDDDILSALKVAALAGIDVRLLMPSKPDKRTVFYASRSYFPELLDAGVKIYEYEKGFLHSKVVIVDSDLASIGTANMDMRSFHLNFEVNAFLYDTGSIRKLVQDFEEDLQVSSEIHGDHFHKRRLHKRIVESTYRLLSPLL
- a CDS encoding competence protein CoiA; its protein translation is MALLFVAKRENGETIHLLYHQDKKKLLILREKERFFCPACGKEVQLKLGNQKVWHFAHKNIEQCIGSAEPESNYHMRGKEQLYRWIISQKFCAEIEKYLPEIRQRPDILIERNGRRLAIEYQCTSISANQLQKRTYAYQKAGIQIIWILGGNQLNRNATYWTSISSFHAFCIQSYPQPYLLFFCPDKKIFQKCIFLIPFSTNIHFAHIIPFSIRTSTFENIFQQIPFPKGVLERVWQNKKNYFRMHALPIWNGHQKALLRMFYQLKISPSIFPSEIGVPLPSAFSFQTSPFIWQAFLCLDFMENFKRGDYFSLHAVFSYVSNKRNLKRRILPYFPQHVWKLAIIEYMDFLCSAGIIEKVDKYKYRKVKGITILKTEKEIKEYDTICLAHAISLFEAKYNM